AGTCTCACATATGTTACCAgtaaaaatcattttcagagCCTGTAATAGTTCAAGGACATGCTGAGAACACATTGTCCAAAAATGTACGGCTTATTTCCCGCACTTCATCCTCGTCTCAACCTGAAACTAgtgtcctcatcctcatctcccTCAGAGATAAAAGTCATTGTTTCATGATCGGTAAGCGCAAGTGTTTGGCAGCACTTGCTAACATAAATtccaacacattttaaagtatTTATGTGGCAATTATCACAGACCAATTCACTTTTATAAGACAAAGTTGGAGGGTTTATGCACCGGTAGCACACATAGCAGAAACTTTATAGAAATCAGCAGAACTGTTGACAAAGGTGTTTGGAACAACTAACATTTTCCAGCAAATGGTTTATGTCTAACTTACTTTGTTAATCAGTGTCTGAGACTGGCTGTTTGTCACCTGGAAGGCTTCGACGAATCTGGCGGATAGAAGCCTTCTGTAGCTGGACGATTGTAGGTTTTAACAGTGctcaaaaatatttaattaactggaactctttctttctttcttcacctCAGTACCACATCAACAAGCTGTCAATCATGTCTTCAGACAACCACATGAATAACAGCGAGAAGGAGGTGGATGAGGTGGATGCAGCCCTGTCAGACCTGGAGATTACTTTGGAGGGAGGGAAGACGTCCAACACACTGGTATGCCAACAGCGCCACAGCTTCACATTCACTTATTATGTGAATTTGTGTTCTCAATCGTAGCGGCTTGGCAGTGTGTTTGGtcctttgtttctctcctgttttctgATGACGTCTCCTTTCATCAGTGGTATTTAACAGAAGCGGAAACCCACATAGACACTGTACACTGACCCAGGGGAGAGGAAATCACAATGAGTTTCAGTGGAAGTGCAAAATTTCACATTGTTATTTATGAGGCCCTGCATCTGACAAAAGGCCGGGGCTGTGGGATATTTGACACTTAAACAAACCCGACACAGGCTGCGTGTTACGTTGAATATGTGTGTCCATTATTTCAGCTGCCCCGCCTTGAGAACCTGTTAGGTTTATACAGCTTATCAGAGGAAACTGAGCTTTGAGATATTGCATAAGAAGTGTTGTCTTTAGCAGACTCTACTGAGCAGTGACATTGAAATGTACCAAGTTGAACCGGAGGTCATTGTTTCGGTTATGTTTAACCATGTTCTTATTCTTTTTTCTATTAAAATCTCCCAAGCTTATACTAACAATCGCTTTCCCCCTTCCTCCTAGGGTGACATCACATCTATTCCTGAGCTAGCGGACTATGTCAAAGTCTTCAAGTAAGTATGCATCCAGAGCCACCTGATCCCACGAGACCACATGTACTTTCAGTGTTATTAGAAACAACTGTGCATGAGTACGTGTAAAGATTGCATTCGTCCAAAAGATGCTGAGTCTGTCAAGTTACCAAGAAATAAAAACTGGCTAGATGAGAGAGCTGTTGTCTGGTTTGCATCAGTGTAATAGGCTGCATTGTTTGCCAAAGGACATTTGCAGGCTGAGCTTTCAGTTTAGCTTTTGGAAGTGATTGCAGTTGGACCAAGCATATTTTTTAACCATATTCATTTTTGGCTTCAAACCATTGCTGACAGGCAGGTGGCCCCTGGGCTGGTTGTCTCATAAAATGTAGAAACCATAGGGGTGGGGGATTATATCAAGAGGCATTTCCTCTTTAATGGTTTTCCATTAATGCTCACATCCAGTGCTGGCTCGTTTCCTATTCACCTCGCTGACTTTGCACTTGAGAggctctccttctctttctccctctctcctttgtACTCACTTGTAATGTCCCCTCCCCCACTCTCCCTCTTGACCGctaatgaagaaaatgtttttttgtgattgttgttgggtttttttttccccatctgaAGTCTGAcgtgtctccctctgtctgttgtGTATTTTCTAGACCCAAGAAACTGACACTGAAGGGCTATAAGCAGTATTGGTGCACATTCAAGGATATCACAATTTCCTGTTACAAGAGTAAAGAGGAGGCACATGGGACACCTGCTCACCAAATGAATCTTAGAGGTGCAAGCACACAAAAGATGTCATTTCATGTCCATGCAAGAATTTgaatgctttatttatttttatgctaCAAGTAGTACCATTTTTGATGGTGCGTTTAAAGAATGggtgtgacctttgacctcttcttCCGCTCTTCACTTTGGCTTCCATGTGTAGGTTGTGAGGTAACTCCAGATGTTAACATCTCGGGTCAGAAATTCAACATCAAGTTGCTAATCCCCGTGGCTGATGGCATGAATGAGATCTGGCTTCGGTGTGACACGGTAGGTTTTAGTGCACCATTTACGATCAGTTCTTGTTCTTTTTGGCAGGTTTTTAAATGCCAGTGTTTGACTTTCTTTTCCAGGAGAAACAGTACGCCCACTGGATGGCTGCGTGTCGCTTGGCCTCCAAAGGAAAGACCATGGCAGACAGCTCTTACAACCTGGAGGTGCAGAACATTCTGTCCTTCCTCAAGATGCAACACATGAACCCTGACCCTCAGTTCATTGAGCCAATCACCACCGATATCAACCCGGAGTGCCTGGTGTCCCCACGCTATCTGAAGAAGTATAAGAACAAGCAGGTAAGCCCTGCAGGCTGTCTTTCTGTTTGGAGCTTAAAATACTACCTCTGAAGGCTCTGTAGGCTGTAGTTACAGCATGGAGGGTAAAGAGTGTAGTTACAAAGAGACAGAATAAGGAAGGTAACTATCTGGtctaatgtgtgttttgtgggagGTTGTTTACTTGTTTGATGAGTTGGTTGTGGAGTTAGACAGAGCAGTGTCTGATGCTTACCAGATGGGCGCCTCCTGGCATCAGGCTTGTCTTGCATTGGAATGTAGCCTTCCTCTACTCCccctccttcactctcttcctctcccctccattcCTCCCCCAACACCCTTCTCTGTTCGAGGGGAAACCAGGACAGCAGACGTCCAAACCGCTCAACATGCGTACAGTGATGTTGCTCATGTCAGACTGTCGTGGATACTTCCTCTCCTCTCGGCTTTTATGCTTGTAGACAAAAGAGTGGAGATCTCAGTCGCTGAATTTGTCAGTTAATCTGGGAGCACTGGCAAGAAATCAGAACGCGTTTGTCTAAACAGCATTAtggagcaacagaagcacatcaTCAGCAAACATCTTAAAAGCCAGGTGTACAATTTAAGCACTCAGGATGAATTAACTTTCTTGCAAGAGTCAGAAGAAGTCTCCAATGTGTCCAGCAGGTTTGCATGTAAGCAacaggctggtgtgtgtgtacagtggaACAGCTGAGTACACGGCTGCCATAGCCGTGTTAGTTGGGGacaggctggggggggggggggttgcctCCCCATAGCTTACTCACTCAATCTGGCTTTGTTTAAGTTGTAGTAGAAAAGTGGAATGTTGCTAGGGGGTTGGATGGATGTTGTGACGGTGTTGGTACAGTAAGTGGTGACTCAGAAGTGGTCAGAGGCATATCCTGAAATGTcctggatggagagagagagagagagagagagagagagagagagattcagaTCCTGTTAATAGGTGTCAGCATAGCCGGTTGAGTCGGTTCTTCTGGTGGCCCATAATACAAACCAGCCTTGTTCTTCATTTCTCTGATACTCttttaacactgaaaatgtgagTGTGAAGTGGTTCCCCTGAACATGTGATTTACTCATTCATGTGGACCTGCTGTCACAGATTAATCTGGAATTAGAATTAACCCAATATTACAGAAGTACTGAATAGAGTTTCagttccctctttctctggatGTCTCACTTTCTCCCATTTTAGATTACTCAGGAAATCCCTTAAATGTAGTTGGGGTCTGTTACATGAAACTAATTCACCATCGCTAATAGAAAATCTTGTTCACCAAACCTGAGGAGTGATCAATCCATGTTCAAGCAAAGAAGGGGTCACAGACCGGACCCCATGATGTTCGGTTGAGACCAAACCAACCTGTGGGTccaatgtgtcagtgtgttggtCTGAAACAGAGCAGTGTTTGGATCTCTATATCGTTCTCTTTGCCATAGAaggtttgtttcatttttcagtttactgGAAAGCTGAAGCATGATACTGAAAGTGATACTGAAATATGAGACTTTAACATATTCTACAACAGACTCTGACTCAGCTGGACAGTGGTATTTTATCAGCtcattttaattgcatttgCTAGCACTGCAGAACTACAGCTCCCATAAACCATGCAGTTGCTATCAAATCCTCTTGGGAGCTGTAGTtattaaatgctaacatgatcaTTGTCGTTTTATCTTCGTTAAAATCGTGGAGCTGTTCAGATGTCATGGTGAAGAACTGCCCAGAAAGACAAATGGAAAGAACACCCTGCGTGACATAATACACGCCTGAAATAGAGGCTAGCTTGAACAGTGGGCAGGACTTAGACGTTTTAGGAGTAGTAGCCTGGCAgggagtgtgtctgtctggggCTGTGGTTCTTCCTGGTCCGGCTCCAGTCTCACTCACAATCCCAGTCTGATAGGGGGTCCCTCAGGCACAACATGAAAGAGTAGTGAcattatgtacagtatgtgtacgTACCCACACACTCGCATAGTGGGCGGCGGCGTCAGGAAATGAGCCGTGCCTGGGAATGCTGCGCGGGAAAACTGTCTGGGAAAAGCCCGTTAGCTCACAGACTGCaacccctccccatctcccttaaactggacttcctgttgCGAGACTGGTCCGAGGAGGCTTCCGTGCTGCAGCTCCcagcggacacacacacaggaagattaGTGGGATCGGTGTGGACTCTTGTCAAATCTATACATCCacatcagagaaaacaaacagtcaaGGCgcagtaaaaaaataaaaactcctGGAGCATGGAGCCATGCTGACGTGTTGGTGCTGCTTGGTACATACCGCCATCGTGTGGATGAAGGGGGAATTACAGAGAAGCTGTGTGATTATTATAGCCCACTGTGAAAGCCTGTTAAGAACGAACACACATTATCTGCACCTGAAATGTACAGCTCCAGTGCCCGCTTCCTTGATGTGAAACCATGCAAATGTTGCGTtacctccctcttttctcttttaaattactgtgtctgactgctgctgtgctctctctctccctcttgtggCTGAATACTGCATGACCTCTTGAATCCAAAgcccctctcccctctttgtTAAAATTACGGCCTCCTACTTTGTTGTTTTGGATCTTTCCTCCCCTGACATTGATCTTACTTGCTTGTTCTCTTTGTCCAATCTTTATTGTCTCTCTTCTTGTATGCATCTCCTTCATTCCTCTGTGTCCTTCTCCCATTCCCACCTCCCATCTTCAGCCAGGCTATATCAGGGACTTGGTAAGTTGTGCTATGTGTCCACTGAGTGCCTTTTAAACCTTAGATACATGTATGTGCATGATTTGACAAACTCTGAACACTCTTTGTGTCTGGGTCGCCTCACCTAACCAACAGTAGTGCAGCTGTCCTGCCATAGAGACTGATAGTCACAGTAGAGTAGATCCTTCTTGTTAGTTTGTTGGTTACTTGTCATTAGCTCTAATGTTTTCAGGATACCTTAAGATATGCAAATACATAATTCTGTTTCTACAACATTTgggcatctgtgttgtttgtatttttctttacatCATCAATAGGGACAAGCAGTGATAGGACATATACAATCTGGGATAttcagtaaaataaatgtaccATGCaggtgtttttgcatgttttagcccatttAACACAAGCTCCATATATTTAACAATGCTCCCACCATTTCTCAAAACAAGCCATAGGTTTTTAGATTGAGGGAGGCTTTAATGAGTTTTCGGGTAAtgtcttttacttttctgtctGTATAATATGAAAAGCAGAGGCTAGAAATATGCTGAACGTAAGTGATCCATCACTAAAGCTTGTTTATGCTTTTTGGTTATCATTACACGGTTGAGCGGGGgctgctggatttttttttgtgttggtGCTTATGAGAAGCTGCGACAATAAGTTGTTTCTGCACTGCAACAAAATGAACAACTTCATCCTCAGTGATCAATTCCAATTCTTTCCCTAACGCAGCTCGAGAATGCAATGCTAATCAGACGTAATATGTGGGAGGTTTGCAAAGTGAAGTTCTCTGTGATGGATTACTTCTTTCAGCAAAGAAGTCTCTTGTTATTCTCATGCAGCACTCACATGAACTGAAGCCAGCTGTGACCTGCAGGCTCGAGGAAGCACTCTTAGACATCCTTTAGAAAACGGTCATGTGTAGTtatacagagagagatgtcaggATCCTCAGCTTACACTTCTTCCACTTTTTAATTAGATGTTAAAATGTTGGGCTGCAGCCCAAAAAAGTGTGAAGTGTCAGGGTGGGAATACACTCATGCATGCACGCTCTCACAGACTGGAGGCTTCCTTTGGCTCATTAACCGTAGTCTGGCTCCCAGGGGCCTCATAGGtttatatttgtttgtgctgtgtgttgtaGACTTTTACTGTGACATCTCTCTGGCTATTGgctgactttgtgtgtgtgtgtgtgtgtgtgtgtgtgtgtgtgtgtgtgtgtgtgtgtgtgtgtggatcaggGTGCTTCAATGTGGTGACGGGATGCAtttgtttacagctgagattgtgtcagtgtttgtcgTGCAAAGTACTGTGTGTAATGTtcgcacatgtgtgtttgtcagatttCAGCCCGGATCCTCGAAGCACACCAGAATGTGGCCCAGATGAGTCTCATTGAGGCCAAGATGCGCTTCATCCAGGCGTGGCAGTCCCTGCCTGAGTTTGGAATCACTCATTTCCTTGCCAAGTAAGTTTTGTCACAGCTGAAAAAAGTTGCTGATGTGTCTTTATACTTCTATCTCTGTCACCCACTCTCTGTTTTATGAGCTCACAGGGACTCATATTGTCATTTGATCTCCACGTTTTTCATTACTCCGTGgattctcttcttcctctctgcaggttcCAGGGTGGGAAGCGGGAGGAGCTGATCGGCATCACTTACAACCGTTTGATCCGGATGGATGCTGGCACTGGAGATGCTATCAAGACCTGGCGCTTCAGCAACATGAAACAGTGGAACGTCAACTGGGAGATCAAGATGGTAGGAAACCCACTGAGTGGGACTATTTTAGTGTAATAGATTTTCCTTGAATGTTGCAACTTTTCCAATTATGGAAATTATTGTTTCTAGAGCTGATGTAATTACTTGGTTAAAGGGACATTCCACTCCACAGACTATGAGTCATACTACTGTAAATGTCAATAAAGTTATatgaagccttttgtggcttCAGGGTTGAGCTATGGGAAATcgtgatgtcacttgagtcagcagAAGTCAGCTCACCAGACCTCTTTAGCCCGCCCCTCATCTCTGCTTGGGGCTAGcagctcgaggctacattagccactatTTACATAGCACACCAAAATCTCCAACCAGACTGTCAACAGCCaggcattgtgggtaatgtaggcaccaggtgTTGACAAGGAAGATCTgtggaataaaagaagaaattaaTTTTCAAAAGAAGTGGCTGATTAATTAATAATCATTAGTCGGCCCAAGCTGATTGAAGAACTAAAAGCAATCAGCTAAAAGCATCTGAAAGCTGCACAGTTTGAATCTGCAGCACTAGCGAGCCTTTCACAACACTGGGAAGCCATTTGATTTAGCTTTGATAATCAAAATGTTGCTCAGTGGAGGTACAAGGAAAAAACTATGAATAACCACGTTGAAGGGCTACAATAGACTCTCATAACTTTTGTTCTCTGGGCACTATCAGAAGTAATTTTGTGAAACATGGGGCATCAGTCATAACTAAACTGCAGCTTTGATCATCATACCGTCTGTCACATGTCACCAAGAAACATGATTACATGTTGCTGGTTTTCACTGAAGCACGCCTCATGTCTTTGCTCCGTGGGCTCAGGTGACGGTGGAGTTCGCAGACGAGCCCAGTCTGTCGTTCGTCTGTGCCGAGGTGGACTGTAAGGTGGTCCACGAGTTCATCGGTGGCTACATCTTCCTGTCCACACGTGCCAAGGACCAGAACGAGTCTCTAGATGAGGAGATGTTCTATAAGCTGACCAGCGGCTGGGTCTGAGCTGCCCCCTAACCTCCAGGGGTCAACGATTGTAGGTCAGGGGCCAGGAGGGGAGTGGCTGGGCTGGGCTGGGGTGGGGTGGGCGGTGGAACCACAGCGTATGGGGTTTATTTCATTCTACTATTTCTcaagtgtttttaattgtttggagCTGTGCTGAAGAGTCCAGAACAGCACTGCTATTGCCACGGCTGACACCGTTTTTATTGTTctagtttgttttttgcattaaCGCTGACAAGGTCATTTGTTACAACACTAGTATTGTGGTGAGCGCAATCCAGATGAACTTTTGAACCCCTGTGGTTGAGCCTTACACAAACCTGAACCGGGAAGCTTCTCTGTTCTCCTACGACGACcacctgcctcctctcctcctggacTGATGGCCATCAACTTACGTCCATGACAACCCTTTAAAACCAATCAAACAGCAGATTTAATCCCAAAgaatcttcttcttttttttgctcttcGCTCTTTCTCTCGCTATTTTCTAGAACTGGACTAAAGGAACAGACATCAAATGGTCATTAAAACTTATTGTAGCTGTGGTGCCACAGATGCCTCGAATTATATCAAATTATTTATCctaaaaaaaatggattttatcATGGAGTCCAATCAAAAGGGGGCGTCTGTAAACAGCAGTGGTCACTACACGTCCATCCTGTCCACTCTATGAAGGGTCACATCTCTGAAGTCACATGTAAGCACTTCTGCAGTATACAGTCCTGTTTATGAATAAGCTGTTGTTGATTTCCTTTGCTTTTGACGTCTGTCGTCTTCGTTTCCGAGCTTGTCCAGAGTGATGGTCTCCTCTGAGTCATTGTATTAGCTGACAGGTGTGACATTGAAGAGCCTGAGTTTAGTTTTGTGTGTAATAGACTGCTAagagtgagtgaaaacacactACGGTGTGATGAGTGTCCTGCGGGTTTGAAAATCTCTTCCAACTGTCCTCTCTGCGAAAATGTCCATCTTAAAAAGTCAGTAATTCAGTCTATAGAAGGTCTGTTTTCCCAACTTTGAAAGCGTATGCGGTGCATCCATATTCTGCCAAACACGCCtgtttgtggctgctgctgcgACCACAGTCACTAAATCTCCTGCATCCAGAGATCTGAAAGCCCGGACATGTCGTCGCTAATCTCATGCACGCTACGCAACAGGAGGGCTCATGACGCCATCGTTCCACCTTTACTGCCATTCTGTTTCTCACACCATATAGTATTATTATTCTAAGTTTTATCATTACACACCAGCAAGAGGTCACCGAGTTTGAAGAATGAatatgcaacttttttttttcttctgtcctccGTATGAAGGATCAGTAAATgaagtattatttttttttgtaactaatgtaaaaacacaaacgtTTTATAGAATTGTAcagttgttttttctgcttttgggGAAAGAGGGGGGAAGCCATCTGTCAACGTGTGTAGTATTCAGAATTGTGCCTGCTTATGTTGTGGTCTTACTGAGTTTTCAGATGAagatatatatgaatatatatgaaGATAACACTAGTCTCAAACTCCAGGTTTGATTAAGATATTTGTCGAGTACatattataattttttttaaatgcagataCGTATGACTTCTCAAtgtgctctttttttcttgcattatattgattttcctctttctcttctacCACTTGTGGATCACAGCGTCCATCGGCGGCCcttagttttgtgtttttagctcaGTCTTTAGCCTTTTTAAAATACTTCACTTATTTGTCTGGTTTTGTCACAGCTGAAGTGTGCCGTTTAATAATGTCCGTATGAAGGAGACCCACATTGTTTAGACCCTGGAGTTTGAGACAAATCAGCAAAAGTGAACAGAGGTAAGAGAAAAGCAAGCCtggtctgtgtttattttctctgatgttgtttttgtttgcctccAGTGTCGGGAGCAGCGGTGcatgtcctgctgctctgttttctgactgtaaaaaatgcatttattttaaaaaaataaagtaatttttatttaaaaacagcatCTTCTGTCTCGCGTTTGCGCTAACTCACAATGTCCTCTATTGTCCGCAAATTGCGATGAAAGGAtccaaaccaacaatgtgtaAGTAATGTTCTAATATCCCAAAATCTCTGTCTGTAGCACTCATCCCATTCATTCCCAACCGCAGAGACAAATATTCAGAAGCAGgtcacaaatatatagtttcattttaaaataacaatcAGTAATTTTCTaaaacagctggtcactgtGGTTTCCAGctaatgttactcaaacaggagtaaaacTGAGGCTGAAATCAGAGCCCAATAATTGCACATTTGGTGTGCTGGATGGTATTTAAAGCAGTAAGAAGTACGTAAGCTTGCCCATATttatggtaatgaaggaacacatcACCCAGAGCAAGGCTGTGGCTCACTGATGCAGCTTTTTGTAATTTTTCAAAATCAATGGCGGTctttggcacagaggaataatcTATATCAGGCTCCACAGATTAGCCTAATGCTCCTCTGAGCTGCTTCAGCAGAGTTACTGACAAACGGTGATACTGCAGTTCAGTGCGCAGaaactaatactaatactacaaACAGGACAATTCACACTTGTCCCTCAGATTAGGTTTTACTGATtatgcagcagttttttttacTATAAATCAGCATCAAGCAAAGTAAAATGAAGTCACGGTGCGTTAGAGATAAATTACCACAAAAAGTAATAAAGAACAAGGATTGCATAGAAAAACTTGTGGCTGACAGATTTGTACCAAAGCTATGTTGAAAAAGGTCAAATTTAAGATTTAAACTaagccatttttatttttcagctacTGTACCATCCATAACATAATAGTCCCTGCATACACACTACATGTACATTGGTTATGTTtctccactagagggcagtctGCAACCATTTGCGCTCCACATCTCTCCACCTCAGTCCTCTACTTGATGCATTCCAAACTTCTCCAAAGGTTTCTTTGCCCATATCTGACATGTTTACCTGCCAACCCAGCAGAAAACTAAGTGGCAGATTGAGGAGGAGATTAGATCAGAGAACGCCTGCAGACAGTCTGTCTATTTGCAGGCTTTTGGCCGCAGCGGACACGGCTCACGTCCGTCTGTCGACCTCCTGAGCAGCTGGGATACGGAGGTGTTGGTGGCCATGATGACTGGGGAGCTGCTCGCACCACCTGATGTCCACGGTGGTTTGGTGTCAACTGGCAGACGGCATGGGTTTAAACAAGGAGGCCTTTAGAAAGATGCTGAGGATTGTGAGGACAGGGGACGGTTTAAAGGTTGGACAGTTGCTTGTGTGAGATTGGATGAGTTAGATGAACAGCGTGGAGGAGAAGTGATCATTGTGAGCAAAAGAGCTCTAACTGGCATATCATCAAATgctattcattttaattttccatGAAGCCCACATGTATGCCGGATTTTTCTCCAATCAAAACTACAACAGCTTAATAAACTaatcttctcctctctggttgGTGCGATAAAAACCTGCAGACTCTTCGGCCTTGATGGCACATTTCTTTATAACTAGAGATGTTCATCCGCCCTGCTATTGGGCACATTTCATGTAATAATTTAGCTTTGCAGAAGACCCAACCCTAAAGTATTGTAATATTAATAGCTGACACTACATTTCAACCGCCCATGAGCTTGTATCCACCCTCCAGTCAGTTGTGAGATTAGATGAGGTGCGCAGCATCGCAGTGGGAACAATGAACTGAATTCTGCAGGAACATCGTGTTCTCGTGAAAGATGGGTCTCAATCCGACACTAAGGCTGGCAGTAACTTCTAAGGCAGCTTTTGAAGCACAGAGCAAATCAAGATCCATTCATAGTTGGGATTTAGACGTGGAAGCATACCTTTCTGTGACTATTCCCTGTGGCCTCTAATGTTCCCTTTGTGGTCCACACTCAAGTGGGATCTGGCCCATTGTGTTCACAGCCTGTGTGGGAAGTAAAGGCGTGTCGACGATGGATGACGTGGAATTCCTCAGACCCTTTGGCGTGGATGAGGGCCTTCatgtgacagaaaagaaaaggaggagattGAGGATGGCATTTATAGATTGCGCCGCTCACAAACA
This window of the Chaetodon auriga isolate fChaAug3 chromosome 14, fChaAug3.hap1, whole genome shotgun sequence genome carries:
- the fermt2 gene encoding fermitin family homolog 2 isoform X1 codes for the protein MALDGIRMPDGCYADGTWELKMHVTDLHRDVSLRVTGEIHIGGVMLKLVEKLDVKKDWSDHALWWEKKKTWLLKTHWTLDKYGIQADARLLFTPQHKLLRLQLPNMKHMKVKVNFSDRVFKAVSDICKTFNIRHPEELSLLRKPRDPKKKKKKLEEAEEDDLEMEGPLLTPGSASEIIYIGPVKGSIYSSPGLYSKTMTPTYDSRDGSPLSPTSAWFGDSPLSEGNPSILAVSQPISSPDILVKLYKPQSLLDKAKINQGWLDSSRSLMEQDVKENEVLLLRFKYHSFFDLNPKYDAIRVNQLYEQSKWAILLEEIECTEEEMMMFAALQYHINKLSIMSSDNHMNNSEKEVDEVDAALSDLEITLEGGKTSNTLGDITSIPELADYVKVFKPKKLTLKGYKQYWCTFKDITISCYKSKEEAHGTPAHQMNLRGCEVTPDVNISGQKFNIKLLIPVADGMNEIWLRCDTEKQYAHWMAACRLASKGKTMADSSYNLEVQNILSFLKMQHMNPDPQFIEPITTDINPECLVSPRYLKKYKNKQPGYIRDLISARILEAHQNVAQMSLIEAKMRFIQAWQSLPEFGITHFLAKFQGGKREELIGITYNRLIRMDAGTGDAIKTWRFSNMKQWNVNWEIKMVTVEFADEPSLSFVCAEVDCKVVHEFIGGYIFLSTRAKDQNESLDEEMFYKLTSGWV
- the fermt2 gene encoding fermitin family homolog 2 isoform X2 produces the protein MALDGIRMPDGCYADGTWELKMHVTDLHRDVSLRVTGEIHIGGVMLKLVEKLDVKKDWSDHALWWEKKKTWLLKTHWTLDKYGIQADARLLFTPQHKLLRLQLPNMKHMKVKVNFSDRVFKAVSDICKTFNIRHPEELSLLRKPRDPKKKKKKLEEAEEDDLEMEGPLLTPGSASEIIYIGPVKGSIYSSPGLYSKTMTPTYDSRDGSPLSPTSAWFGDSPLSEGNPSILAVSQPISSPDILVKLYKPQSLLDKAKINQGWLDSSRSLMEQDVKENEVLLLRFKYHSFFDLNPKYDAIRVNQLYEQSKWAILLEEIECTEEEMMMFAALQYHINKLSIMSSDNHMNNSEKEVDEVDAALSDLEITLEGGKTSNTLGDITSIPELADYVKVFKPKKLTLKGYKQYWCTFKDITISCYKSKEEAHGTPAHQMNLRGCEVTPDVNISGQKFNIKLLIPVADGMNEIWLRCDTEKQYAHWMAACRLASKGKTMADSSYNLEVQNILSFLKMQHMNPDPQFIEPITTDINPECLVSPRYLKKYKNKQISARILEAHQNVAQMSLIEAKMRFIQAWQSLPEFGITHFLAKFQGGKREELIGITYNRLIRMDAGTGDAIKTWRFSNMKQWNVNWEIKMVTVEFADEPSLSFVCAEVDCKVVHEFIGGYIFLSTRAKDQNESLDEEMFYKLTSGWV
- the fermt2 gene encoding fermitin family homolog 2 isoform X3, translating into MALDGIRMPDGCYADGTWELKMHVTDLHRDVSLRVTGEIHIGGVMLKLVEKLDVKKDWSDHALWWEKKKTWLLKTHWTLDKYGIQADARLLFTPQHKLLRLQLPNMKHMKVKVNFSDRVFKAVSDICKTFNIRHPEELSLLRKPRDPKKKKKKLEEAEEDDLEMEGPLLTPGSGSIYSSPGLYSKTMTPTYDSRDGSPLSPTSAWFGDSPLSEGNPSILAVSQPISSPDILVKLYKPQSLLDKAKINQGWLDSSRSLMEQDVKENEVLLLRFKYHSFFDLNPKYDAIRVNQLYEQSKWAILLEEIECTEEEMMMFAALQYHINKLSIMSSDNHMNNSEKEVDEVDAALSDLEITLEGGKTSNTLGDITSIPELADYVKVFKPKKLTLKGYKQYWCTFKDITISCYKSKEEAHGTPAHQMNLRGCEVTPDVNISGQKFNIKLLIPVADGMNEIWLRCDTEKQYAHWMAACRLASKGKTMADSSYNLEVQNILSFLKMQHMNPDPQFIEPITTDINPECLVSPRYLKKYKNKQPGYIRDLISARILEAHQNVAQMSLIEAKMRFIQAWQSLPEFGITHFLAKFQGGKREELIGITYNRLIRMDAGTGDAIKTWRFSNMKQWNVNWEIKMVTVEFADEPSLSFVCAEVDCKVVHEFIGGYIFLSTRAKDQNESLDEEMFYKLTSGWV
- the fermt2 gene encoding fermitin family homolog 2 isoform X4 — protein: MALDGIRMPDGCYADGTWELKMHVTDLHRDVSLRVTGEIHIGGVMLKLVEKLDVKKDWSDHALWWEKKKTWLLKTHWTLDKYGIQADARLLFTPQHKLLRLQLPNMKHMKVKVNFSDRVFKAVSDICKTFNIRHPEELSLLRKPRDPKKKKKKLEEAEEDDLEMEGPLLTPGSGSIYSSPGLYSKTMTPTYDSRDGSPLSPTSAWFGDSPLSEGNPSILAVSQPISSPDILVKLYKPQSLLDKAKINQGWLDSSRSLMEQDVKENEVLLLRFKYHSFFDLNPKYDAIRVNQLYEQSKWAILLEEIECTEEEMMMFAALQYHINKLSIMSSDNHMNNSEKEVDEVDAALSDLEITLEGGKTSNTLGDITSIPELADYVKVFKPKKLTLKGYKQYWCTFKDITISCYKSKEEAHGTPAHQMNLRGCEVTPDVNISGQKFNIKLLIPVADGMNEIWLRCDTEKQYAHWMAACRLASKGKTMADSSYNLEVQNILSFLKMQHMNPDPQFIEPITTDINPECLVSPRYLKKYKNKQISARILEAHQNVAQMSLIEAKMRFIQAWQSLPEFGITHFLAKFQGGKREELIGITYNRLIRMDAGTGDAIKTWRFSNMKQWNVNWEIKMVTVEFADEPSLSFVCAEVDCKVVHEFIGGYIFLSTRAKDQNESLDEEMFYKLTSGWV